A section of the Candidatus Margulisiibacteriota bacterium genome encodes:
- a CDS encoding glycosyltransferase gives MTKFEPKISIIVPVRNADRTLKTTFEYLLGIDYPRDKMEIIIADGGSNDKTVQITKDFQKKHSFIKLVEIPDCKSPGHARNAALKQVKGEYVLFTDGDCAPEKDWAYQIVEPFNKDKTIGGVGGEILTLKVEKDNFTESYCEQVRFLSPVGRCKAKDSGYMPTIKEWFPHEVNGGNDSPFFATANFAVSKVAIDKIGGEFWDEPTGEDVDFSLRIMKAGYVLFFKKEAVVKHMHRVDLKSFKKQWHGYGYGHPLLIEKHAKNFLEFCIQIGKGFYFNIPWSKKGIVHIGNYHLMYFCLKALLVDLIVYAVFSILNLNILFINLEFLKMLAIIFAVGTVLFTVLYYWPVLKLKPLSKFFFFAKIRRQTNQSFMQGALDGMEKFKAICVEPSW, from the coding sequence ATGACCAAATTTGAACCGAAAATTTCTATCATAGTGCCGGTAAGAAATGCAGACAGAACACTGAAGACAACCTTTGAATACCTGCTCGGCATAGATTATCCCAGAGATAAAATGGAAATAATCATCGCTGATGGTGGAAGCAATGATAAAACCGTGCAAATAACCAAAGATTTTCAAAAAAAACATTCCTTTATAAAACTTGTAGAGATTCCTGATTGCAAATCTCCCGGACATGCCAGGAATGCCGCTTTGAAACAGGTAAAAGGTGAATATGTGCTTTTTACTGACGGTGATTGTGCTCCGGAAAAAGACTGGGCGTATCAAATAGTAGAACCGTTTAATAAAGACAAGACCATAGGTGGTGTGGGCGGTGAAATATTAACACTGAAAGTAGAAAAAGATAATTTCACCGAATCATATTGCGAGCAGGTCAGATTCCTAAGCCCTGTCGGCCGTTGCAAAGCCAAAGATTCTGGATATATGCCAACTATTAAGGAATGGTTCCCCCATGAAGTAAATGGAGGAAACGATTCTCCTTTCTTCGCCACTGCCAATTTTGCCGTAAGTAAAGTGGCAATTGATAAAATCGGTGGAGAATTCTGGGATGAACCTACAGGAGAAGATGTAGATTTTTCTCTTAGGATTATGAAAGCCGGGTATGTACTTTTTTTTAAAAAAGAAGCCGTAGTAAAGCATATGCACCGTGTGGACCTGAAGAGCTTCAAAAAACAGTGGCATGGTTATGGCTATGGCCACCCGCTGCTCATTGAGAAACACGCAAAAAATTTTTTGGAATTTTGTATTCAGATCGGTAAAGGGTTCTACTTTAATATTCCCTGGTCTAAAAAAGGTATTGTTCATATTGGCAATTATCATCTTATGTATTTTTGTCTGAAAGCGTTGCTTGTGGACCTGATCGTTTACGCGGTATTCAGCATTCTGAACCTGAATATTCTTTTTATTAATCTGGAGTTTTTAAAAATGCTGGCCATTATTTTCGCGGTAGGCACTGTGCTTTTTACCGTACTTTATTACTGGCCTGTTCTGAAATTGAAACCTTTATCCAAATTCTTTTTCTTTGCTAAAATCAGAAGACAGACCAATCAAAGTTTTATGCAGGGTGCTTTGGACGGGATGGAAAAATTTAAGGCTATCTGTGTAGAACCGAGTTGGTAA
- the glgP gene encoding alpha-glucan family phosphorylase: MNRSKRFENLIQADTSTQYFSEDLTDELFFDIPLDVIIKAEEKLLSKEERSIAYFSMEFGLAPSIYNTYISKKPITKLNKKRDFEVFSNLKQMDYYHLVHIDTLVDMPIYSGGLGVLAGDTMKSASDLKLPMLGIGILWNKGYFDQKFCMHYGQMPGEFNWDPYTYPGLIKLNKEIDINIGTDKIKFYLWKYYVTSFDKKHVVPLILIDSNHNDNPEWARQLTGQLYNSESVWWKIVQRKILGVGGIKALDALGYSIEIYHLNEGHAAFAFVEKAKGLSDDEILPLVQHFAYTCHTPVEAGHDRLPISELKKVLSEEELAITKKLGQDDNPELVNLTILAMNASAHVNAVAKKHEEVTKIQFPSHEEKIRGITNGIHIPTWISNSFENLFNEYPEVFMNWKEHPENLCNIHTLKNDLIFKEKLWKAHKKNKTALADLLRYWMIKDNVFTIAWARRAAPYKRPSLILQNPEKLIEIAKVYGPIQILFAGKAHPNDFAGTDNIKEILNIIDSMDEYKHLVRILFLENYDTYIAKQMICGVDVWLNNPLPPFEASGTSGMKAILNGVLQLSTMDGWVVEAADKEIGEIFGYVPMDGEIGSENDLKLREDSSSLYTKLQSMVKRYYTVEHSIAPEKKFETEWIEQMMNCIDISCFFNTSRMVSEYNKNIWNMKPVI, from the coding sequence TTGAATCGTTCCAAAAGGTTTGAAAACCTTATACAGGCAGATACATCGACACAATACTTCAGCGAAGACCTGACAGATGAGCTTTTTTTTGATATTCCTTTGGATGTGATTATCAAAGCAGAAGAAAAATTATTAAGCAAAGAAGAACGAAGTATAGCTTATTTTTCAATGGAATTCGGTCTGGCGCCAAGTATTTATAATACATATATCAGTAAGAAGCCCATTACCAAACTTAATAAAAAAAGAGATTTTGAAGTGTTTTCCAATCTAAAACAAATGGATTATTACCATTTGGTACACATTGATACATTGGTGGACATGCCCATTTATAGCGGAGGTCTTGGTGTTTTGGCGGGCGATACAATGAAGTCTGCATCAGATTTGAAATTGCCTATGCTGGGTATCGGAATTTTATGGAACAAGGGTTATTTTGATCAGAAATTTTGTATGCATTACGGACAAATGCCGGGAGAATTCAATTGGGACCCATATACATATCCGGGGTTAATTAAGCTAAATAAAGAGATAGATATTAATATAGGCACGGATAAAATAAAATTTTATTTATGGAAATATTATGTTACCAGTTTTGATAAAAAGCATGTGGTACCTCTTATTCTTATTGATTCCAATCACAATGATAATCCCGAATGGGCCAGACAGCTTACCGGACAGCTTTATAACAGTGAAAGTGTCTGGTGGAAGATTGTACAACGAAAGATACTGGGCGTAGGGGGAATAAAAGCTCTGGATGCTCTAGGTTACTCAATAGAGATATATCATTTAAATGAAGGTCATGCTGCTTTTGCCTTTGTGGAAAAAGCTAAAGGATTGTCTGATGACGAGATATTACCTTTGGTCCAGCATTTCGCCTATACCTGTCATACACCGGTAGAAGCCGGTCATGATCGTCTGCCTATTTCCGAACTGAAGAAAGTTTTATCTGAAGAGGAACTGGCTATCACCAAAAAGCTGGGTCAGGATGATAACCCTGAACTGGTTAATCTGACCATTCTGGCGATGAACGCCAGCGCTCACGTGAATGCTGTGGCCAAAAAACATGAAGAGGTTACCAAAATTCAGTTTCCCAGCCATGAAGAGAAAATTCGAGGTATAACCAATGGAATTCATATTCCTACCTGGATCAGCAATTCCTTTGAAAATTTATTTAACGAATATCCGGAAGTTTTTATGAACTGGAAAGAACATCCAGAAAACCTTTGTAATATTCATACCCTAAAAAATGACCTGATTTTTAAAGAAAAACTTTGGAAAGCTCATAAAAAAAATAAAACGGCGTTGGCTGATTTACTGCGTTACTGGATGATAAAGGATAATGTTTTTACAATTGCCTGGGCCAGAAGAGCGGCGCCATATAAAAGACCCAGTCTGATTTTACAAAATCCCGAAAAGCTTATTGAAATAGCAAAAGTCTATGGCCCTATTCAGATTTTATTCGCAGGCAAGGCACATCCGAATGATTTTGCAGGAACAGATAATATCAAGGAAATCCTGAATATTATTGACTCAATGGATGAATATAAACATCTAGTCAGGATTTTATTTTTGGAAAACTACGATACCTATATAGCTAAACAAATGATTTGCGGAGTTGATGTGTGGCTGAATAACCCTTTGCCACCCTTTGAGGCTTCCGGTACATCCGGGATGAAAGCAATATTGAATGGAGTATTGCAGCTTAGTACCATGGATGGATGGGTGGTAGAAGCAGCAGATAAAGAGATCGGTGAAATTTTCGGCTATGTACCTATGGACGGTGAAATAGGTAGTGAAAATGACTTAAAGCTCAGAGAAGATTCAAGTTCTCTATATACAAAACTTCAATCCATGGTTAAAAGATATTACACTGTTGAGCACAGTATAGCTCCTGAAAAGAAATTTGAAACAGAATGGATTGAACAAATGATGAATTGCATAGATATAAGCTGTTTTTTTAATACTTCCAGGATGGTCTCCGAGTATAACAAAAATATCTGGAATATGAAGCCGGTTATTTAA
- a CDS encoding glycosyl transferase, with protein MKYGYFDDKNKEYVITNPKTPVKWVNYVGTLKFGGIVDHTGGSIICKGDPALNRIVKYIPQLPSSEFKGETLYIRIHEKNGYKVFSPFFVPTLDKYDKYECHVGLSYQKIISEFYGIQTEVTIFVPLGANVVLRDIKVTNKSGSGLKLDIIPVVEYSHFDALKQFTNADWVPQTMTVDAIKEKDGKVIHKQYAFMRRDTHANYFTSNYPVDSFETDRKNFLGDNEYGTWMDPLELHNEHLSNYQARRADNISALLHKCGTLKNGQSVRIITQLGQEETVELADPSIKKYRNEKEVDKAFNELKEYWSVYLSKQQIETPDASFNSMVNVHNPRQCHTTMNWSRDLSLYQLGFGGRGIGFRDSSQDVMGVMANMPEEAKQLIIKLLSVQRPDGSAMHQFYASTMEANEGDSREEKGHNFYCDDHLWIILSVNAYLKETGDYSFLKQQITFYDKKIKLEDREKATVLEHLKRSLHFTKTHLGQHGLPLLGFADWNDTVNLKGNAESAFAAHLYGKALLEMIELLDYLGDKKAVTSYKADYEAMKKNVDKNCWDGQWYIRYFEEDGTALGSKKCAKGKIYVNGQSWPVIAGFSPNDKANQALNSVNKLLNTKYGIKLSTPGFNGFDWRKGGITTYPPGAKENGGIFLHANPWVMIAETIMGNGNRAFQYYNQINPAAKNDIIDIFECEPYSYPQNILGDEHPQFGLGRNSWLSGTASWTYQAATKYILGILPTHFGLQIDPCIPESWDGFKVNRIYRSCSYQINIKNPKHVCRNVASVKIDGKKIKGNILPIFDDKKEHKVEVVLG; from the coding sequence ATGAAATATGGATATTTTGACGATAAGAATAAGGAATATGTAATTACTAACCCGAAAACTCCTGTAAAATGGGTAAATTATGTCGGGACATTAAAATTCGGCGGGATAGTAGACCATACCGGCGGGTCAATTATTTGCAAAGGTGATCCGGCCCTTAACCGCATTGTCAAATATATTCCACAACTTCCCAGTTCTGAATTTAAAGGTGAAACCTTATATATCCGTATCCATGAGAAAAATGGTTACAAAGTTTTTTCTCCCTTTTTCGTGCCTACCCTGGACAAATATGACAAATATGAATGCCATGTAGGCTTGTCCTATCAAAAAATAATTTCAGAATTTTACGGCATTCAAACTGAAGTTACAATATTCGTGCCGCTTGGAGCCAATGTTGTTTTAAGAGATATCAAGGTTACGAATAAATCAGGAAGCGGACTTAAACTGGATATCATACCTGTTGTCGAATACAGCCATTTTGATGCGTTAAAACAATTCACCAATGCAGACTGGGTGCCACAGACCATGACGGTAGATGCCATAAAAGAAAAAGACGGAAAGGTTATTCATAAACAATACGCTTTTATGCGTCGTGACACTCATGCAAACTATTTTACATCCAACTATCCGGTTGATTCTTTCGAAACCGACCGTAAAAATTTTCTTGGCGACAATGAATATGGGACATGGATGGATCCTCTTGAGTTGCATAATGAACATTTATCCAATTATCAGGCCCGTCGCGCTGATAATATTTCCGCACTTCTCCATAAATGCGGGACCTTAAAAAACGGACAATCCGTTCGCATTATCACTCAGCTCGGTCAGGAAGAAACTGTTGAATTGGCTGATCCGTCAATTAAAAAATACAGGAATGAAAAAGAAGTTGATAAAGCTTTTAATGAATTGAAGGAATATTGGTCCGTTTATTTATCCAAACAGCAGATCGAAACACCGGATGCTTCCTTTAACTCTATGGTTAATGTGCACAATCCAAGGCAGTGCCATACAACGATGAACTGGTCCAGAGACCTTTCCTTATATCAATTAGGTTTCGGCGGACGAGGGATAGGTTTTCGCGACAGTTCACAGGATGTAATGGGCGTTATGGCCAATATGCCCGAAGAAGCCAAGCAACTTATTATCAAATTACTCAGTGTGCAAAGGCCCGACGGTTCTGCCATGCACCAGTTTTACGCTTCGACAATGGAAGCTAATGAAGGTGATTCCAGAGAAGAAAAAGGTCATAACTTTTATTGCGATGACCATTTATGGATAATTTTATCGGTAAATGCTTATTTGAAAGAGACAGGGGATTACTCATTCCTTAAGCAGCAAATTACTTTTTATGATAAAAAAATAAAACTGGAAGACCGCGAAAAAGCTACTGTCCTGGAACACCTGAAAAGATCTTTGCATTTTACCAAAACTCATTTAGGCCAGCACGGACTGCCTTTGCTTGGTTTTGCTGACTGGAACGATACTGTAAATCTCAAAGGCAATGCCGAGAGCGCTTTTGCCGCACATTTATACGGCAAAGCCCTGCTGGAAATGATCGAACTACTTGATTATCTTGGAGATAAAAAAGCTGTTACCAGCTATAAAGCAGATTACGAAGCCATGAAAAAAAATGTTGATAAGAATTGCTGGGACGGACAATGGTATATTCGCTATTTTGAAGAAGACGGAACAGCTCTGGGTTCAAAAAAATGCGCTAAAGGTAAAATCTATGTAAATGGTCAGTCCTGGCCTGTTATTGCCGGATTTTCTCCAAATGATAAAGCCAACCAGGCCTTGAATTCAGTTAATAAACTGCTAAACACAAAATACGGCATAAAATTAAGCACTCCCGGTTTTAACGGTTTTGACTGGCGGAAAGGTGGTATTACCACCTACCCTCCAGGAGCCAAGGAAAACGGCGGGATATTTTTACACGCCAATCCCTGGGTAATGATCGCAGAAACTATTATGGGTAATGGTAACCGGGCTTTTCAATATTATAATCAAATTAATCCGGCTGCGAAAAACGATATTATTGATATATTCGAATGCGAACCCTATTCCTATCCGCAGAATATACTGGGTGACGAACATCCGCAATTCGGTCTTGGACGCAATAGCTGGTTGTCAGGCACTGCTTCCTGGACATACCAGGCTGCTACCAAGTATATTTTAGGCATACTCCCCACACATTTTGGTTTACAGATTGATCCCTGTATTCCGGAAAGCTGGGATGGTTTTAAAGTTAACAGGATTTATCGCAGTTGCTCTTATCAGATCAACATTAAAAACCCCAAACATGTCTGCAGGAATGTTGCTTCAGTTAAAATTGACGGTAAAAAAATAAAAGGCAATATTTTACCGATCTTTGACGATAAAAAAGAACATAAAGTTGAAGTTGTTTTAGGGTAA
- a CDS encoding chemotaxis protein CheW — protein MSDAKQYLIARIKDERFAFDIQNVHEILRDQKISKVPSKLVFLEGIINVRNKVIPLINLRQKLYQTANYDKDYVVIIVSDGQKDNMVGLMADEVQEVILLPDNLIDKPMLFNKGYGEELINGIGKLESGLVIILNISNIFTEEDRVILEKVKKESIKES, from the coding sequence ATGAGCGATGCTAAACAGTATTTGATTGCACGCATAAAAGACGAACGGTTCGCTTTTGATATTCAAAACGTACATGAAATATTGCGCGACCAGAAAATATCTAAAGTGCCCAGTAAACTGGTGTTTCTGGAAGGGATAATAAATGTACGCAATAAGGTAATTCCGCTTATTAATTTGCGGCAGAAGTTGTACCAGACCGCAAATTATGATAAGGATTATGTGGTTATTATTGTCAGCGACGGACAGAAAGATAATATGGTAGGTTTAATGGCCGATGAAGTGCAGGAAGTTATTCTATTACCGGATAATTTAATAGACAAGCCAATGCTTTTTAACAAAGGTTATGGTGAAGAACTGATAAATGGAATCGGTAAATTGGAATCGGGACTGGTTATAATCCTTAATATATCAAATATTTTTACAGAAGAAGACCGGGTAATATTAGAAAAAGTGAAAAAGGAAAGTATTAAAGAATCTTGA